The Streptomyces sp. NBC_00236 DNA window CGGTCGCACGCGAAGCCGTCGGCACTGGCCAGGTTGTGGACCTGACGCAGACAGGAACCCGCGCCGCGCGTCTCGACCGGGACTCCCCCGGCATCACCGCGGCGGAACGGCAGGTCCCGCCGCGCGGTGCCGCTCGCCAGCGCGAACCGGCCGCCGCCGGTGCTGCTGATCACGGCGTCGCTGCGCCGGGGGACGTACGCGAAGTCGCTCACGCCCTCGAAGACCCCGGGGCGCCCCGCCAGTTCGAACTCCTCGGCTCCGCAGCGCACGGAACAGGAGCCGGACAGCGGCAGCACGATCACCTCGCGTTCCTCCGTACCGAAGGACTGCGAGCCGCCGGGGCCGAGTTCCAGCACCCGCAGTCCGGTGTGGCGCATGCCGGTGTCCACGGTCCAGGGGCCGTGTGCGGTGCTGCCCGCGGGCTGATGGCCGTCCATGGCGTCTCCTCTCACAGCAGGCCGACGGCGGTGTCCACCGCTGCGGCCACATCGTCGTCGGGCGGGTAGAGCAGCGACCGGCCGACGACCAGGCCGCGCACGGTGGGGAGCCGGAGCGCCTTCTCCCAGGAGGCGTACGTCTCGTCGGGGGTGCCCGGAGGGTCCCCGCCGAGCAGCAGCGCGGGCAGCGTCGACGCCTCCATCACCGCTTCCATGTGGTCGACCACCGGAACCTTCAGCCAGGTGTAGGCGGAGGTGCGGCCGAGGCCCTGGGCGATGGACAGTGCGCGCATCATGGCCTCGGGGCGCAGGTCGTTGACGGCTCGTCCGTCCGGCCCGCGCCTGACCCAGAACGGTTCGACCAGGGCCGTCAGCCGGCGGTCCGCGAGCGCGGACACGGCGTCCGCGCAGCCCGCCAGGGTGGAGGCGGTGGCGGCGTCGGTCGGATCGATGCGCAGGAGCATCTTCCCGGCGTCGAAGCCCATCTCCTCGATCGTGGCCGCGTCGTACGCGGTGAACCGGTCGTCCATCTCGAAGACGGTCTCGGGTACGCCGCCGCGGTTCATCGAGCCGATGACGACCTTGTCCTCCAGGGCGCCGAGCAGCAGGAGGTCCTCCAGTACGTCGGGGGTGCCGAGCACTCCGTCCACGCCGGGGCGTTCCAGCGCGGTCAGCAGGCGGTCGAGGAGTTCGGCGCGGTTCGCCATGGCGTCGGGCCGGCCTCGGACGGCGAGGGCGCCGCGGGCCGGATGGTCGGCGGCCACCAGCATCAGCCGGCCGGACGGCTGGATCATCGGGCGCCGGCTGCGCCGCTGGGCCGCCTCCAGGATCGCCTCGGGCCGCCGGGCCCGGGTCTCCCTCAGGGTCTGCAGTGCTCCGTCACGCATGCGGAGCCGCTTCGGGGATGTGGGGGTGTTCCATCATGTCTTCCACCTGGAGGGTTGTCGGCATGTCGGGGGCGCAGAAGAGCCGCCCCGCGACGAAGGCGCCTGCGGCGTTGGCGAAGCGGAGGGTCCGTTCCAGTGGCCAGCCCGCGAGCAGGCCGTGGCACAGGGCGCCGCCGAAGGCGTCGCCGGCTCCGAGGCCGTTGACGACCTCGACGGGGTGGGGAGCGACCTCGACCCGCTCCTCGGCGGTGCGTGCCAGCACCCCCGCGGGTCCCTGTTTGACCACGGCCAGTCCGATGCCGGTGGCCAGCAGCGCCTCGGCCGCCGCGTCGGGGTCGCGTTCGCCGACGGCGGCCTCGCACTCGTCGAGGTTGCCGACGGCCACGGTGGCCCCCGCGAGGGCGGCCCGCAGTGCGGGTCCGGCGGCCTGCGGGGAGGGCCAGAGTCCGGGCCGGTAGTCGAGGTCGAGCACGGTGATCCCCGACCGGTCGCGGGCGTTCAGGGCGGTGAGGTGGGCGGCCGCGCTGGGTTCGGCGGACAGCCCGGTGCCGGTGATCCAGAGCAGGCCGGCCGCGCGCACCTCGTCCAGGTCCAGTTCGCCGGGGTGGATCCGCAGGTCGGGGGTGCCGGGCGGGCGGTAGAACCAGATGGGGAAGTCGTCGGGCGGGAAGACCTCGCAGAAGGTGACCGGGGTCGGGGGTCCGGCGACGGGGAGGACCCGGGCGGCGTCGACTCCGTAACCGCGCAGCTCGGTCCTGAGGTAGTCGCCGAAGGGGTCCTGTCCGGTGCGGCTGATCAGGGCGGTGCGGCGGCCGTGCCGGGCGGCGGCGACGGATACGTTGGCGGCGCTGCCGCCCAGGTGCTTGCCGAAGGTGTCGACGTCGGCCAGGCCCACCCCCTGCTGGAGCGGGTAGAGGTCCACGCCGAGTCGTCCCATGACCAGGACCTCGGGGGCGGGTGCGGGGGCGCTCACGACGTCACCTTGCGCAGATGGGCGAGGGAGGCGACGACATCGGCCAACGGGCCCTCGCCCACCGCTGGTTCGGCGTCGAGGACGGTGTCCTGTTCGAGTACGTACCACCCGGTGTAGCCGGCCGCGTCCAGTGCGGTGGTGATCGCGGAGATGTCCACGTCGCCCTGGCCGAGCGGCTGGTAGAGGCCGGTGCGGACGGCGTCCGTGTACGTGACGTGCCCGGCCCGGACCCGGGCGGCGAGCGCCGCGTCGACGTCCTTGAGGTGGACGTGGGCGATGCGGCCGGCGGCCCGGCGGGCCAGTTCCACGGGGTCGTTGCCGCCGGCCAGCAGGTGGCCGGTGTCCAGGCAGAGGGGGACGGAGCTGCCGGTGAGGACGCGTTCGACCTCGTCCGGGCCCTCGACCATCGTGCCGATGTGCGGGTGCAGGGTGGCGGTGACGCCTTCGGCGCCGGCGTGGGCGGCGATCCGGTCGAGGTTGGCCAGCAGGGCGTCCCATTGCCGGTCGTCGAGTTCCGGACGGGCGTCGTAGCCCTCGGATCCGGTGGCGGCGGCGAGGACCAGGGTCCGTGCGGAGCCGAATCCGGCCAGCGCCCGCCGCACTTCGGGGAGCGGGTCGCGGCCGGGGTCGTGGAGGACGACGGGCACGAACCCGCCGACGGCTGCCAGTCCGTGCCCGGCGAGCAGTTCCGCGCGGGCGTCGGGGTCGGGCGGCAGGAACCCCTCGGGCCCGAACTCGGTGGCGGCGAGACCGGCGGCGGCCATCTCGTCGAGGACCCGCTCGGGGGCCATCTGGTGTCCCCAGCCGGGGACTTCGCACACACCCCAGGAGATGGGTGCTCCGGCGACGCGGATCATCGGCCCGCCTCCTCTACTCGTACGGGTCGGCCGGTGCGGCACGAACGGTCGGCGGCCTCGGCGACCAGCAGGGCGGCCAGCGCGTCGTCCCCGGTGCAGGGGCTGGGGCGGGTGCCCGCGGCGACTTCGGTGAAGGCGGTCAGCTCGGCGACGTACGCGTCGTGGAAACGGCTGAGGAACCCGTCGTGGGAGACGGCCCCCGGCTGCGGCCCGCCGGCGGTGAAGCGGAGGGGGGCGTGCGGGTCGAGGCCGGTGGCCAGGGTGCCGGTGGAGCCGGCCACTTCCATCCGTACGTCGTAACCGGCGCCGTTGTACCGGGTGGCGGTGCACGTCACCAGCGTGCCGTCGTCGAGGGTGAGGACGGTGACGGCGGTGTCGACGTCCCCGGCGGCGGTGAAGCAGGGATCGCCGCGGTTGGAGCCGGTGGCGCTGACCTCGACGACCTCACGGCCGGTGACCCAGCGCACGATGTCGAAGTCGTGCACGGCGCAGTCGCGGAAGATGCCGCCCGACGCGGGCAGGTATCCGGCCGGTGGCGGTGCCGGGTCGGCGGTGCAGGCCCGGACGGTGTGCAGCCAGCCCAGTTCGCCGGCGGCCACGGTGTCGCGCAGCGCGGTGTAACCCGCGTCGAAGCGGCGCTGGAAGCCGACCTGGAGCGGGACGCCGGTGGAGTCGAGCTCGGCCAGCAGGGCCCGGGTACCGGCGAGGCTGTCGGCGATCGGCTTCTCGCAGAAGACGGGCACTCCGGCGCCGGCCGCGGCCCGTACGAGGTCCGCGTGGGCCGCGGTGGGGGCGGCGATCACGACGCCGTCCAGGCCGGATCCCAGCAGGTTGTCGAGGTCGGGGTCGTGCTCGGCACCGAGTTTGACGGCCAGTTCGTGCGCCTGGCGTTCGACGGCGTCGTGGAGGACGACCCGCTTCACGGCGGGCAGTCCGATCAGGGTCTCGGCGTGGAACGTGCCGATCCGGCCGGTACCGATGAGTCCGATGCGCATGCGCGAATGCCTCCGGTTCGAGGAGGAGTGGATTCCTGTCTGATCCCTGCCCCTGATTTGTATCCTCGGCACTCACAACGAGTCAAGCATTTGTTCTGACATATATACGTACAGAGCTTGAGTCGAACTGTGCGGCATACTGAACGCCTGGTTCTACGCATCGAGGAGTCCCCATGGAATCGATCACCAGGCTGATAAGCATCGACCGCAGCAGTCCCGTGCCGCTGTACTTCCAGGTCGCGCAGCAGCTCCAACAGCTCATCGAATCGGGCACGTTGGCGCCCGGAACCCGGCTGGAGAACGAGATCGCGCTGGCGGACAAGTTCGGCCTCTCGCGCCCGACGATGCGCCAGGCCATGCAGCATCTCGTCGACAAGGGGCTCCTCGCACGCAAGCGCGGCGTCGGCACGCAGGTCGTCAACAACCGGGTGCGCAGGCAGATCGAGCTGACCAGCCTCTTCGAGGACCTGAAGCGGGACGACCGCCGGCCCCGTACCGAGGTGCTCTCCCTGGAGACCGTGCCCGCCGCGGGACCCGTCGCGGTCGCACTCGAACTCGAACCCGGCACGCCCACCGTGGAGCTGCGCAGGCTGCGTTACGCGAACGACGAACCCATAGCCGTCATGCACAACCACCTGCCGGCGGACCTGCTGCCCCTCACCGTGGACGACCTCACCGAGTTCGGGCTCTACGAACTCCTCAAGCGGGCCGGCGTCTCGCTGCGCACCGCCCGCCAGAACATCGGGGCCCGCAGGGCCACGGCGGCGGAGGCACGGCTGCTGGGCGAGGGCCGCAGCGGCACCCTGCTCACCATGGAACGTACGGTCCAGGGCGACGCGGGCCGTCCGGTGGAGTTCGGCTCGCACCTCTACCGCGCGTCCCGGTACTCCTTCGAGATGACGCTGACCGCACACTGAACGGCCCGGCGGGCGGACGCGCGCCGGCCCGTCCGCTCAGTGGCTGCGCTTGAGCATGGCGTCCGACAGCGCGGCCACGGACTCCCCCAGCCGCAGCCCCACGACGTCCAGCCGGCGCAGCAGTTCGCGCCGGGTCAGGGTGTCGGCGCCGACGTCCTGCCGCAGCAGTTCGGCCATCGCCAACTGGTAGTGCCTGCGCACCTGCCCGGCGGCCTTGCGGGCCTCCGAGGTGGCCGCGTCCACCTCCCCCGGCCGGTCCGCCAGCCCCCGGACCGCGCCGCGCAGGGCGGCCAGGCCCTCCGCCACCCCGGCCAGCGCGGGCAGGTCGGCGGGCTGCCCCTCGGCACCGTAGAGGTCGGTCTCCCGCACCAGGTCGCGGATGTTGTCCAGTACGTCGTCGACGCAGCGGGAGAACCGGTAGAGGTCCTCGCGGTCGATCGGCGTGGTCAGGGCGACGGCGAGTTCCGCGACCAGTCGGGCCCGTCCGGTGTCGCCCCGGTGCTCGACGTCGACCATGGCCTCACGGGCCTCGGCGGGCGTGAGCGTGCCCTCGGACATCGCGGATGCCAGCCCCACCCCCTCGATGGCCGCGTCGAGTTGGGT harbors:
- the iolB gene encoding 5-deoxy-glucuronate isomerase, with product MDGHQPAGSTAHGPWTVDTGMRHTGLRVLELGPGGSQSFGTEEREVIVLPLSGSCSVRCGAEEFELAGRPGVFEGVSDFAYVPRRSDAVISSTGGGRFALASGTARRDLPFRRGDAGGVPVETRGAGSCLRQVHNLASADGFACDRLIVVEVLTPDGNWSSYPPHKHDEHTATESELEEVYYFEIGRGGFGHHRLGGSPPGPAGETAEVRTGDVVLVPDGWHGPSAALPGYPMYYLNVMAGPHDERAWRITDDPAHAWIRETWSSTPATPPEEGTS
- a CDS encoding Cgl0159 family (beta/alpha)8-fold protein, encoding MRDGALQTLRETRARRPEAILEAAQRRSRRPMIQPSGRLMLVAADHPARGALAVRGRPDAMANRAELLDRLLTALERPGVDGVLGTPDVLEDLLLLGALEDKVVIGSMNRGGVPETVFEMDDRFTAYDAATIEEMGFDAGKMLLRIDPTDAATASTLAGCADAVSALADRRLTALVEPFWVRRGPDGRAVNDLRPEAMMRALSIAQGLGRTSAYTWLKVPVVDHMEAVMEASTLPALLLGGDPPGTPDETYASWEKALRLPTVRGLVVGRSLLYPPDDDVAAAVDTAVGLL
- the iolC gene encoding 5-dehydro-2-deoxygluconokinase, with translation MSAPAPAPEVLVMGRLGVDLYPLQQGVGLADVDTFGKHLGGSAANVSVAAARHGRRTALISRTGQDPFGDYLRTELRGYGVDAARVLPVAGPPTPVTFCEVFPPDDFPIWFYRPPGTPDLRIHPGELDLDEVRAAGLLWITGTGLSAEPSAAAHLTALNARDRSGITVLDLDYRPGLWPSPQAAGPALRAALAGATVAVGNLDECEAAVGERDPDAAAEALLATGIGLAVVKQGPAGVLARTAEERVEVAPHPVEVVNGLGAGDAFGGALCHGLLAGWPLERTLRFANAAGAFVAGRLFCAPDMPTTLQVEDMMEHPHIPEAAPHA
- a CDS encoding TIM barrel protein; this encodes MIRVAGAPISWGVCEVPGWGHQMAPERVLDEMAAAGLAATEFGPEGFLPPDPDARAELLAGHGLAAVGGFVPVVLHDPGRDPLPEVRRALAGFGSARTLVLAAATGSEGYDARPELDDRQWDALLANLDRIAAHAGAEGVTATLHPHIGTMVEGPDEVERVLTGSSVPLCLDTGHLLAGGNDPVELARRAAGRIAHVHLKDVDAALAARVRAGHVTYTDAVRTGLYQPLGQGDVDISAITTALDAAGYTGWYVLEQDTVLDAEPAVGEGPLADVVASLAHLRKVTS
- a CDS encoding Gfo/Idh/MocA family protein; amino-acid sequence: MRIGLIGTGRIGTFHAETLIGLPAVKRVVLHDAVERQAHELAVKLGAEHDPDLDNLLGSGLDGVVIAAPTAAHADLVRAAAGAGVPVFCEKPIADSLAGTRALLAELDSTGVPLQVGFQRRFDAGYTALRDTVAAGELGWLHTVRACTADPAPPPAGYLPASGGIFRDCAVHDFDIVRWVTGREVVEVSATGSNRGDPCFTAAGDVDTAVTVLTLDDGTLVTCTATRYNGAGYDVRMEVAGSTGTLATGLDPHAPLRFTAGGPQPGAVSHDGFLSRFHDAYVAELTAFTEVAAGTRPSPCTGDDALAALLVAEAADRSCRTGRPVRVEEAGR
- a CDS encoding GntR family transcriptional regulator: MESITRLISIDRSSPVPLYFQVAQQLQQLIESGTLAPGTRLENEIALADKFGLSRPTMRQAMQHLVDKGLLARKRGVGTQVVNNRVRRQIELTSLFEDLKRDDRRPRTEVLSLETVPAAGPVAVALELEPGTPTVELRRLRYANDEPIAVMHNHLPADLLPLTVDDLTEFGLYELLKRAGVSLRTARQNIGARRATAAEARLLGEGRSGTLLTMERTVQGDAGRPVEFGSHLYRASRYSFEMTLTAH
- a CDS encoding DUF47 domain-containing protein, producing MTFRRIVDDLTGRSHHQLTDLLATQLDAAIEGVGLASAMSEGTLTPAEAREAMVDVEHRGDTGRARLVAELAVALTTPIDREDLYRFSRCVDDVLDNIRDLVRETDLYGAEGQPADLPALAGVAEGLAALRGAVRGLADRPGEVDAATSEARKAAGQVRRHYQLAMAELLRQDVGADTLTRRELLRRLDVVGLRLGESVAALSDAMLKRSH